A region from the Paenarthrobacter aurescens genome encodes:
- a CDS encoding TIGR02391 family protein: MLTELGGVMESRTNSDYLEFLGDRLDKFSSTFEEFMTHHVENTGFGGIAVGMAPAVLPKDGADKARVRALTDQLNHLAGALMDLSNVTQVRMTAPGAGVLDPFVNWQRMLEPKPLLDAGVVRSCCLQAAGRLEGLQAKAAALSSPNIEPSLLHPLVWAAAQRLWNDGHLRQAVAASAEAVSGQMKQLIGRNNASDTSLWQQAFAAADPQEGKPRLRWPGDVDDQDVKTMQSGLLSFAPGVNMVIRNPATHVSADFTEQDGLEQLATLSILAKFLDRCVVVSVDGVTSAAVPPEVPAPADESNRLTTREDG; this comes from the coding sequence ATGCTTACTGAATTAGGGGGAGTGATGGAGAGCCGGACGAACAGCGACTACTTGGAGTTTCTGGGGGATCGACTTGATAAATTCTCGAGCACGTTCGAAGAGTTCATGACACATCACGTGGAGAACACGGGCTTTGGAGGCATCGCCGTGGGTATGGCACCTGCTGTGCTGCCGAAGGATGGTGCTGACAAAGCACGTGTGCGGGCGCTCACTGATCAGCTGAACCACCTCGCTGGAGCTCTCATGGATCTCAGCAATGTCACTCAGGTCAGGATGACCGCCCCGGGAGCCGGCGTCCTGGACCCCTTCGTGAATTGGCAGCGAATGCTCGAACCGAAGCCGCTGCTGGATGCTGGTGTGGTCCGAAGTTGCTGCCTTCAGGCCGCCGGTCGTTTAGAGGGCCTGCAGGCTAAAGCCGCCGCTCTGTCTTCTCCGAACATCGAGCCATCGCTTCTCCATCCTCTCGTGTGGGCTGCGGCCCAGCGTCTTTGGAACGACGGTCATCTTCGTCAAGCGGTTGCAGCTTCTGCGGAGGCCGTCAGCGGCCAGATGAAGCAGCTCATTGGTCGGAACAACGCCAGTGACACGTCTCTATGGCAGCAGGCCTTCGCAGCCGCGGATCCCCAGGAAGGTAAGCCTCGGCTGCGCTGGCCCGGGGATGTTGATGACCAGGACGTTAAGACGATGCAGTCCGGTCTGCTTAGCTTCGCTCCCGGTGTAAACATGGTGATACGAAACCCAGCGACGCACGTCTCCGCAGACTTCACCGAGCAGGACGGGCTCGAACAGTTAGCGACGCTCAGTATTCTTGCAAAGTTTTTGGACCGGTGCGTGGTCGTGTCTGTCGATGGCGTGACTTCCGCTGCGGTCCCGCCGGAGGTGCCTGCGCCCGCAGACGAATCCAACCGATTAACGACGCGAGAAGACGGCTAG
- a CDS encoding alpha/beta hydrolase — protein MVERVDSGDLEQAKAGIWSGYVYSKPEQLGLPYEDVVIPVENGVAPAWKFDPPAGVNPSGEWAVHIHGMGGKRAGTLRGIPVARRLGLTSLVVSFRNDGDAPPSYDGRYNLGQGEWRDVDAGINYAISNGAERIVLFGWSLGASIALQAAALSPNFSRVAGMVLDAPVFDWRTTLAANAKAAGLPRPLVHLGFTILRSRALRWVTGLTEPICLDSLDWLARAPELNKPVLVLHGQKDATTPFEASKKAASLRPDLVRLVEFESLGHSLEWNVDTEKWEQSVEDWFHRLPLAGASPDHAGAQ, from the coding sequence GTGGTTGAGCGAGTGGACTCGGGGGACCTTGAACAAGCCAAGGCAGGTATCTGGAGTGGGTACGTCTACTCGAAACCGGAGCAACTCGGCCTGCCGTACGAAGACGTTGTGATTCCGGTTGAGAATGGCGTCGCCCCGGCTTGGAAATTCGATCCTCCAGCCGGCGTCAACCCATCCGGCGAATGGGCCGTCCACATCCATGGCATGGGCGGTAAAAGAGCCGGCACACTTCGCGGCATACCGGTCGCAAGGCGTCTGGGACTGACGTCGCTGGTTGTCTCGTTCCGCAACGACGGCGATGCACCGCCGTCGTACGATGGCCGCTACAACCTCGGCCAAGGCGAGTGGCGCGACGTCGATGCCGGCATCAACTACGCCATTTCCAATGGCGCTGAACGCATTGTCCTTTTTGGGTGGTCGCTGGGAGCTTCCATCGCCCTTCAAGCAGCAGCTCTGTCGCCGAATTTCTCGCGAGTAGCCGGCATGGTTCTCGACGCGCCAGTCTTCGACTGGCGAACGACCCTGGCAGCGAACGCCAAGGCGGCCGGACTTCCTCGGCCACTTGTGCACCTGGGCTTCACCATTCTTCGATCCAGGGCCCTCCGGTGGGTAACCGGCCTTACTGAACCGATATGTCTGGATTCCCTGGATTGGTTGGCGCGAGCACCTGAATTGAACAAGCCGGTCCTCGTACTCCATGGACAGAAGGACGCCACAACGCCCTTCGAAGCGTCCAAGAAAGCGGCGAGTCTGAGACCGGACCTAGTCAGATTGGTGGAGTTTGAATCCCTGGGCCACTCTCTGGAGTGGAATGTCGACACCGAAAAGTGGGAGCAATCGGTCGAGGACTGGTTCCACCGTCTCCCTTTGGCCGGCGCTAGTCCTGATCACGCGGGAGCTCAGTAG
- a CDS encoding helix-turn-helix domain-containing protein, with protein sequence MSTSILMNRTRSQILRFLIRSGPSSPGVLASGLHASRATVRRHLLVLESAGCVQALADERYSAHASVVECQLIDLAAQYSLLTPPTELPRDQD encoded by the coding sequence ATGTCGACTTCCATTTTGATGAACCGAACACGGAGCCAGATCCTTCGCTTCCTTATCAGAAGTGGGCCATCGTCCCCTGGCGTCTTGGCGTCGGGACTCCATGCTTCTCGAGCAACGGTTCGCCGTCATCTCCTCGTCCTTGAGTCGGCTGGTTGCGTTCAGGCGTTGGCTGACGAGCGTTACTCCGCCCATGCCTCAGTCGTCGAGTGCCAGCTCATCGACCTAGCGGCCCAGTACTCATTGCTAACGCCTCCTACTGAGCTCCCGCGTGATCAGGACTAG
- a CDS encoding DUF3644 domain-containing protein yields MREARRQACVAVDFYNRPGERQSYADFVVHMHLAWQNLLHAQFLRKGTNIYFRTGKGNRLYKRDKHGQKQSWDLQTCLDLSYKESNPIRANVEFFIGLRNSIEHRFERSLVIATAAHAHAYVINFEAELTRLFGVQESLADELRFPVFIQSLSPEGMDEQRALRRGLPLEAKTYISEFEASIPITMRQDPRFEYRIQLQPLRGVKDEADLAFKFINAKELSEEELAEAMAAGKTGKVLIFEKLKASGFDDEMLPANAAKAVQEQTKFRFSVNDFTKLRHRDGVGPKAGQAPSASFADGTNCIYSTAHKNHVYTKAYIASLIEELSDPQKHEKALSRTPEPPPS; encoded by the coding sequence ATGAGAGAAGCCCGACGCCAAGCATGCGTGGCCGTGGATTTCTACAACCGTCCCGGTGAGCGCCAAAGCTACGCTGACTTCGTTGTCCATATGCACCTCGCATGGCAAAACCTTTTGCACGCCCAGTTCCTCAGGAAGGGGACCAATATCTACTTCCGGACAGGCAAAGGCAATCGCCTGTACAAGCGGGATAAGCATGGACAGAAGCAGTCTTGGGATCTCCAGACCTGCCTGGATCTTTCATACAAGGAATCAAATCCTATTCGGGCCAACGTCGAGTTCTTCATAGGACTGCGAAACTCCATCGAGCACCGGTTCGAGCGGAGCCTTGTCATCGCCACTGCTGCACATGCGCACGCGTACGTCATCAACTTTGAAGCAGAACTTACGAGGCTCTTCGGGGTTCAAGAGTCCTTGGCCGACGAACTGCGGTTCCCGGTGTTCATCCAGTCTCTTTCACCTGAAGGAATGGATGAGCAGCGGGCACTGAGGCGGGGCCTCCCACTGGAAGCCAAAACGTACATCTCTGAGTTTGAGGCGAGCATCCCAATCACGATGCGCCAGGATCCTCGTTTCGAGTATAGGATCCAGCTCCAACCACTACGCGGCGTGAAGGACGAAGCGGACCTCGCCTTCAAGTTCATCAATGCTAAGGAGCTCTCCGAAGAGGAACTTGCGGAAGCGATGGCTGCTGGGAAGACCGGCAAGGTCCTCATCTTCGAGAAACTCAAAGCCAGCGGCTTCGACGACGAAATGCTTCCCGCGAACGCCGCCAAGGCCGTGCAGGAGCAAACCAAGTTTCGCTTTTCGGTGAACGATTTCACCAAGCTCCGTCACCGCGATGGCGTCGGGCCAAAAGCAGGCCAAGCGCCGTCAGCAAGCTTCGCTGACGGAACCAACTGCATCTACAGCACAGCCCACAAGAACCACGTCTATACCAAGGCGTATATTGCATCTCTCATTGAAGAATTGTCTGACCCTCAAAAGCATGAAAAGGCCCTAAGCAGGACTCCGGAGCCTCCACCTAGCTAA
- a CDS encoding ArsR/SmtB family transcription factor: MPRITQPRDDAWSPDVEDAVATFGNRSRNEILRFLTANGPASRGDIVAAVSAGEPSVAKHLIALEQVGAIEVDVEAGRRHGRSPRYSANPDRIKELLDAHLRYVLEE, from the coding sequence ATGCCACGGATCACGCAGCCTCGCGACGACGCCTGGTCGCCTGACGTTGAAGACGCCGTGGCGACGTTCGGGAACCGCTCCCGGAATGAGATTCTGAGATTTCTGACGGCAAACGGTCCTGCGTCCAGAGGGGACATCGTCGCAGCGGTCAGCGCCGGCGAACCCAGCGTCGCCAAACACCTCATAGCCCTTGAACAGGTCGGCGCCATTGAGGTCGATGTGGAGGCCGGACGGCGCCACGGCCGCTCACCTCGCTACTCAGCGAATCCTGACCGCATCAAGGAGTTGCTGGACGCCCATCTCCGGTATGTCTTGGAGGAGTAG
- a CDS encoding sigma factor codes for MSLEHLAGNAEIEISNPSPVDISLLNPVTPTLRVSVDQMMGAVEGVRRYVISHLARIGRSCDVDDVMQDIRMAVWDGVARGNYRQIPGVPFGAWVQGVAGNVCAAHVRKELGHKTLPLLVDPSNGESSDILQQLTVLVVSRDYREAEEIIDREWAHMVLGLTRNAVSAPVWRLAVGSLTEPRRYAPPSPQDRRRWNAVTAVRQTAKTISQALDVDPEAVHDMPGLCRHAVGCLPNPLLRAVAEAIILPEHHGVERQVAITAVAEEFKVTDRYVAVQIGTARRLYQTAWRVIRSSMTSAV; via the coding sequence ATGAGCCTGGAACACCTGGCGGGCAACGCTGAAATAGAGATCTCAAACCCATCCCCGGTGGACATTTCGCTGCTGAATCCGGTGACACCGACCCTGCGAGTTTCCGTCGACCAAATGATGGGAGCAGTCGAAGGCGTGCGTCGCTACGTCATCTCGCACCTGGCTCGGATCGGCCGCTCGTGCGATGTGGACGATGTCATGCAAGACATCAGGATGGCAGTCTGGGACGGGGTGGCACGCGGGAATTACCGACAGATCCCGGGAGTTCCATTTGGGGCGTGGGTGCAAGGAGTAGCGGGAAATGTCTGTGCTGCTCACGTCCGCAAGGAACTCGGCCACAAGACGTTGCCCCTGCTTGTAGATCCGAGCAACGGTGAGAGCTCGGACATTCTCCAGCAGCTAACAGTGCTGGTCGTGTCCCGTGATTACCGCGAAGCCGAGGAGATCATCGATCGAGAATGGGCGCACATGGTTCTGGGGCTGACTCGGAACGCTGTGTCAGCTCCGGTATGGCGCCTCGCAGTGGGCAGTCTCACCGAGCCGCGACGATACGCCCCACCGTCGCCGCAAGACCGTCGCCGTTGGAATGCAGTCACCGCGGTTAGGCAGACTGCAAAGACAATAAGCCAAGCATTGGATGTAGATCCTGAAGCTGTGCACGACATGCCCGGTCTGTGTCGGCACGCCGTTGGTTGTCTGCCGAATCCGCTGCTGCGGGCGGTGGCCGAAGCAATCATTCTGCCCGAACATCACGGCGTCGAACGACAGGTCGCCATCACCGCGGTTGCCGAGGAGTTCAAAGTGACTGATCGCTATGTGGCAGTTCAAATCGGCACGGCCCGTCGCCTGTACCAAACGGCATGGAGAGTCATTCGCAGTTCCATGACTTCGGCTGTTTGA
- a CDS encoding C40 family peptidase, with amino-acid sequence MSKGQAAQAVQVSAFPELYARWEPQATAIVDLLEGVTTVPKCSAGESGRPEPIAVEGLSQVRQDILRFTQAGLGGAYVWGGTAYKAWDCSGFVQWIYRQVGIELPRVEQWRVGRMTDTPQIGDLVVQNPQGPYNWGHVGIYAGDGMMYSALNPSAGTLLHPIEWNPGSAYFDLLT; translated from the coding sequence ATGAGCAAAGGGCAGGCTGCTCAAGCGGTCCAGGTTTCAGCGTTTCCAGAGCTCTATGCTCGGTGGGAACCACAGGCGACAGCCATTGTTGACTTGCTCGAGGGCGTCACAACTGTCCCGAAGTGCAGCGCAGGGGAGAGCGGGCGGCCAGAGCCGATCGCTGTAGAGGGCTTGTCCCAAGTCAGGCAGGATATTTTGCGTTTCACGCAGGCGGGCTTGGGCGGTGCTTACGTCTGGGGTGGGACGGCGTACAAGGCGTGGGATTGCTCTGGATTCGTGCAGTGGATATATCGGCAGGTTGGAATCGAACTTCCGCGAGTGGAACAGTGGCGGGTCGGGCGAATGACGGATACCCCGCAGATCGGAGACCTTGTCGTCCAAAACCCTCAAGGGCCTTACAACTGGGGCCATGTAGGGATCTACGCTGGTGACGGCATGATGTATAGCGCGCTCAACCCGTCCGCTGGGACGTTGCTGCATCCAATTGAGTGGAATCCCGGCAGCGCCTATTTCGACCTCTTGACGTGA
- a CDS encoding TraM recognition domain-containing protein — MTDNTRKSLLAVLSGQVLGGFDYQDVSRLHSVDIQEFVKGWGTLYVTVPYERKDVLSPLVTAFIEAIIGAWRHQNRPGVIARGTLLLALDEVANIAPLPSLPGIVTTGAGDAIQTILGLQGPSQAKTWGDQADTIMGGTSHVALFPGLRAHEYIRSLADASEQVIAYSPTISVSGSLPAGERFATAERLTDERRYIEQQLAQNRNRSAQLARLQAAVHLAAQRRRDGLWTREDDVTTPHGVLNEVMGYTDVSLDIDRRASIEPSDITHRPKGELSLVTGAKVFFLRVQHWSLDPFWTPVLNGTIDRGHS, encoded by the coding sequence ATGACCGACAACACTAGAAAGTCGCTTCTCGCTGTGCTCAGCGGACAAGTGCTCGGCGGATTCGACTATCAAGATGTCTCACGATTGCATTCGGTAGACATCCAGGAGTTTGTCAAAGGCTGGGGCACACTTTATGTGACCGTCCCTTACGAGCGGAAAGATGTCCTGTCCCCACTTGTCACGGCTTTTATCGAGGCAATAATCGGCGCGTGGAGGCATCAGAACCGTCCGGGTGTCATTGCTAGAGGTACCCTACTGCTTGCGTTAGACGAAGTGGCAAACATTGCGCCACTACCGTCGCTCCCAGGAATCGTAACTACAGGTGCGGGTGATGCAATTCAAACAATTCTTGGACTGCAGGGGCCCTCCCAAGCGAAGACGTGGGGCGACCAAGCTGACACCATTATGGGTGGTACAAGTCATGTCGCGCTCTTTCCTGGGCTCCGAGCTCACGAATATATTCGGTCACTAGCCGACGCCTCGGAGCAAGTCATTGCCTACAGCCCGACCATATCTGTCTCCGGGAGCCTGCCCGCAGGCGAACGATTTGCAACAGCTGAGCGTCTGACGGACGAGCGAAGGTATATCGAGCAGCAACTTGCTCAAAATCGGAACCGGTCAGCCCAGCTCGCTCGTCTGCAAGCTGCCGTTCATCTCGCTGCACAACGTCGTCGGGATGGCTTATGGACCCGCGAAGACGATGTCACTACTCCGCACGGTGTGCTGAACGAAGTTATGGGATACACAGATGTCAGTCTCGACATTGATCGTCGTGCCAGCATCGAGCCTAGTGACATCACTCATCGACCGAAAGGTGAACTTAGTCTTGTCACGGGCGCGAAAGTTTTCTTTCTAAGGGTGCAGCACTGGTCACTAGACCCATTCTGGACTCCTGTGCTGAATGGGACAATCGATCGAGGACATTCATGA
- a CDS encoding DUF3223 domain-containing protein, translated as MAASRPIVFGNYRFSSENKAKEECKRIRDKYTPDGRVSDPADDAFFRALVDEHRHRDEKVGAGIEYFQVRRNGSLKARSGNYGVWIKQRGVDDLIDFGYGGVIRGLADVGGARQEQARVDRALRLAIRPVTDEFLASWRESGKPLISCLSGEILHSGDAIDVVHDMPRWGELVRGFVARFAETSAIETRRLDQSLGEVIVSEEIRSSWIQYHRDHAVLGLATPQENAARSR; from the coding sequence GTGGCAGCCAGTCGTCCTATCGTGTTTGGGAATTATAGGTTTTCTTCCGAAAATAAGGCAAAGGAAGAATGTAAGCGAATTCGCGACAAATATACTCCCGACGGTCGTGTGTCCGACCCCGCGGATGATGCCTTCTTCCGAGCCTTGGTTGATGAGCACCGTCATCGTGATGAAAAAGTTGGCGCCGGGATTGAGTACTTCCAAGTTCGCCGAAACGGTTCCTTGAAGGCCAGATCGGGCAACTACGGTGTTTGGATCAAGCAGCGCGGCGTGGACGACCTGATCGATTTTGGCTATGGGGGAGTCATCCGGGGGCTCGCTGACGTTGGAGGTGCGCGACAAGAACAGGCTCGAGTGGATCGGGCCCTCAGACTTGCGATCCGGCCGGTAACCGACGAGTTCTTGGCATCGTGGCGTGAATCAGGCAAGCCACTCATCTCTTGTCTAAGCGGTGAGATTCTGCACTCAGGTGACGCCATCGACGTCGTCCATGACATGCCACGGTGGGGCGAACTGGTACGCGGGTTTGTTGCTCGCTTCGCCGAGACTTCGGCCATCGAAACACGGCGGCTCGATCAGTCGTTGGGGGAGGTCATCGTGAGTGAAGAGATTCGGTCGTCCTGGATCCAGTACCACCGAGATCATGCTGTTCTGGGGCTAGCAACTCCTCAAGAAAATGCTGCCAGATCTAGATAG
- a CDS encoding ParB N-terminal domain-containing protein — protein sequence MTAPAIYADMELPLQHLLLDPNNFRFQDEPGFVLADEGRFAEKSVQDRAYRRIRTENITELKNSILANGFLTVERLVVRKYGDGASYLVVEGNRRLAALRWIKEDHDAGVNVRSDVLEVLDRVPVVSIEAEAGNGDYLAIMGVRHVGGIKQWGGYQRAKLVTDLRDEYGFDTQEVASRLGMSPQEVNRRYRAFKALQQMRNDEEYMDLASSSMYPIFHEALAIPAVRTWLSWDDRSLRFTDEDQLHVFYSLITESTLGSDEEGSDVRGPKLPSYTQVRELRNILPNPDARQILLDPDRSFADALGVSKAEELSRTWRSQVSEAITVMNQISALELAKMKSQDLDVVRRVQQTASDVLQTYAKLAVD from the coding sequence ATGACAGCACCGGCGATTTACGCGGATATGGAGCTGCCCCTCCAACACTTGTTGCTCGACCCGAACAACTTCAGATTCCAGGATGAACCGGGCTTTGTTCTTGCTGACGAGGGGCGATTCGCGGAGAAGTCAGTGCAGGACCGTGCTTACCGCCGTATTCGAACTGAGAACATTACAGAACTAAAGAATTCTATTCTTGCGAACGGCTTCCTAACGGTTGAACGACTTGTCGTGAGGAAGTACGGCGACGGCGCTTCGTACTTGGTTGTAGAAGGCAACCGCCGGCTGGCTGCCCTTCGGTGGATCAAAGAAGATCACGACGCTGGCGTAAACGTGCGAAGCGACGTCCTAGAGGTGCTTGATCGAGTTCCCGTAGTTTCGATCGAAGCGGAGGCCGGAAATGGGGATTATCTCGCTATCATGGGCGTCCGACATGTCGGTGGGATCAAGCAATGGGGCGGCTACCAGCGTGCCAAGCTGGTGACCGACCTTCGTGATGAGTACGGTTTTGATACTCAGGAGGTGGCTTCGCGCCTGGGAATGTCTCCACAAGAAGTCAACCGCCGGTACCGTGCTTTCAAGGCCTTGCAGCAAATGCGCAACGACGAGGAGTACATGGATCTGGCATCATCGAGCATGTATCCAATATTTCACGAAGCCCTTGCCATACCAGCCGTCCGAACTTGGCTCTCCTGGGATGACAGATCACTCAGATTCACCGACGAAGACCAACTCCATGTCTTTTATTCACTTATAACCGAATCCACTCTCGGTAGCGACGAAGAGGGAAGTGATGTTCGAGGTCCGAAGCTGCCCAGCTACACCCAAGTTCGTGAACTAAGAAACATTCTGCCAAACCCTGACGCCAGACAAATCCTTTTGGATCCAGACCGGAGCTTTGCAGACGCGCTTGGAGTCTCAAAGGCGGAGGAGTTATCAAGAACATGGCGGAGTCAAGTGTCCGAGGCAATCACGGTAATGAATCAGATCAGCGCTCTTGAACTAGCAAAGATGAAGAGTCAGGACCTGGACGTCGTCCGCCGAGTTCAACAGACGGCCTCCGATGTTCTTCAGACATATGCCAAACTAGCCGTGGACTAG
- a CDS encoding restriction endonuclease produces the protein MRAPVAAEDLLLEIIVAEGWFPDLTHEELVEKCASWSSVFLKRLVDDLNDRRVDSQHARYDFNSSTDTLIQGACFAEPNDSESVKQAKARRANHGLYTQFLRSVSPREFEAVCKGVLSLFGCDRPVLTRPSNDQGIDFHGLLSLRGKLNQEYFLPSIDKNLNIWLVGQAKHYEGVASTPELRELAGSVALARAGVSADDGSALASLRIRVFDPVFYLFLTTGELSADSRRLSRRSGIIVMDGDALAEFLADNEIGVVNDVFELHDARDWIALQLSDTSS, from the coding sequence GTGCGAGCGCCCGTTGCTGCTGAAGACCTACTTTTGGAGATAATTGTTGCCGAAGGCTGGTTCCCGGATCTCACTCATGAGGAACTGGTTGAAAAGTGCGCAAGTTGGTCTTCTGTGTTCCTTAAACGCTTGGTTGATGACCTCAACGATCGTCGCGTCGACAGTCAGCATGCGCGATATGACTTCAATTCCTCCACAGATACCCTCATTCAGGGGGCATGTTTTGCGGAGCCGAACGATTCTGAATCGGTGAAGCAGGCAAAGGCACGCAGGGCAAACCATGGACTATACACACAGTTCCTGCGGTCCGTAAGCCCACGTGAATTTGAAGCTGTCTGTAAAGGCGTACTTTCGTTGTTCGGATGTGACCGGCCAGTTCTCACGAGGCCTTCTAATGACCAAGGCATAGACTTTCACGGGCTCCTATCCTTACGCGGAAAACTGAACCAAGAGTATTTTCTGCCCAGTATCGACAAGAACCTCAACATTTGGCTGGTAGGGCAAGCAAAACACTACGAGGGAGTGGCATCAACGCCCGAACTTAGGGAGTTGGCTGGATCAGTCGCGCTTGCCCGAGCGGGCGTTTCGGCGGATGATGGGTCAGCTCTTGCCTCGTTAAGGATCAGGGTCTTTGACCCGGTCTTCTATCTATTTCTGACCACAGGGGAATTAAGCGCAGACAGCCGGCGCCTCAGCAGGCGCTCCGGGATCATCGTAATGGACGGTGACGCCCTAGCCGAATTCCTGGCGGACAATGAGATTGGAGTGGTTAACGACGTTTTTGAACTACATGACGCCCGCGACTGGATCGCTCTGCAATTGTCGGATACTTCATCGTGA
- a CDS encoding type IV secretion system protein produces MPIECDLNGWWPPGCGLVSQANDGVQGSITSIFANVLQNIASWMWGFITGAFSVSEVDDSQWAAIGGLTNWWAIVMMTPLVVVMILQLLSGLISQQPRRLIRALIGGAAAVPLVAAAVYLVQQLTRVTDSASTALLESIGTDPYVVFMRLFGFERAPQGSEREWNVISLAPGNQGGAVGGAIVTVMAVIVVWILAFILMCSMIFRTFALAVLAAVAPVALMMMPWEKSKAWAGRWCEVVVALLLAKPLAATVLAAAIKLFADSTSFAGLAAGTVGMVLACGAPLMALRLVSFAGGELAAAAQTAGGGHVLARSSSVASRQFSRQLGGRMTIASMLGRSSLARPIPSSRKDIPPRVLAPSVPLPRSLASATPIPASGANAPASYGANPARGGAARQNDVVSGEVVTEQSKQASSGTPSARGGNPAVGLPKPNRPRTPRQPELRSPGRTLPTSQLPPIRPKASEGHFPPEKRND; encoded by the coding sequence ATGCCTATCGAGTGTGACCTCAACGGTTGGTGGCCGCCGGGTTGCGGACTGGTTTCCCAGGCCAACGACGGCGTCCAAGGTTCCATCACTTCCATCTTCGCCAACGTCCTTCAGAACATCGCCTCGTGGATGTGGGGGTTCATCACGGGGGCCTTCAGCGTTTCCGAAGTCGACGATTCACAATGGGCGGCGATCGGCGGACTAACCAATTGGTGGGCCATCGTGATGATGACTCCGCTGGTTGTCGTGATGATCCTTCAACTCCTCTCCGGACTGATTAGCCAGCAACCTCGCCGGCTGATCAGAGCTCTGATCGGGGGAGCTGCAGCGGTTCCCTTGGTTGCCGCCGCGGTCTACCTCGTCCAGCAGCTCACCCGAGTGACCGACTCCGCTTCGACCGCTCTCTTGGAGTCAATCGGGACAGATCCGTACGTCGTGTTCATGCGGCTCTTCGGCTTCGAACGAGCTCCCCAAGGCTCCGAGCGCGAATGGAATGTCATCTCCCTTGCGCCAGGCAATCAAGGCGGAGCCGTCGGCGGCGCGATAGTGACCGTAATGGCAGTCATCGTGGTGTGGATCCTGGCGTTCATCCTTATGTGCTCGATGATCTTCAGGACGTTCGCCCTCGCCGTCCTCGCGGCCGTCGCGCCGGTCGCCCTCATGATGATGCCCTGGGAGAAGTCAAAGGCCTGGGCCGGACGGTGGTGCGAAGTCGTCGTCGCACTCTTGCTGGCGAAGCCACTCGCGGCGACAGTACTGGCCGCGGCGATCAAACTATTTGCGGATTCGACGTCCTTTGCCGGGTTGGCGGCCGGCACTGTCGGTATGGTTCTTGCCTGCGGCGCGCCATTGATGGCGCTGAGGCTGGTGAGCTTCGCGGGTGGGGAACTTGCGGCAGCGGCTCAAACGGCTGGCGGCGGCCATGTTCTTGCCCGCAGTAGCAGCGTCGCATCGAGACAATTCAGCCGACAGCTCGGTGGCCGCATGACGATCGCATCAATGTTGGGCAGGTCGTCGCTAGCTCGACCAATTCCCTCAAGTCGCAAAGACATCCCACCGCGCGTACTGGCACCGTCAGTGCCACTGCCGCGCAGCCTAGCGAGTGCCACGCCGATACCCGCCTCCGGTGCAAACGCTCCTGCGTCGTACGGAGCAAACCCTGCTCGCGGGGGCGCCGCAAGGCAGAACGACGTAGTGAGTGGAGAGGTCGTCACCGAGCAGAGCAAGCAAGCATCGTCTGGGACACCCTCGGCGCGAGGCGGGAACCCGGCCGTAGGACTGCCAAAGCCAAACCGCCCCAGAACCCCTCGGCAGCCCGAACTGCGAAGTCCCGGCAGAACGCTACCCACATCCCAATTGCCGCCCATCAGGCCCAAGGCTTCTGAAGGACACTTCCCTCCGGAGAAACGCAATGACTGA